One genomic segment of Desulfatirhabdium butyrativorans DSM 18734 includes these proteins:
- a CDS encoding PAS domain S-box protein has protein sequence MEWLTDQQKNSDESTIVGAQEVAAILNAVPQAFFLMKPDGTIIIANDAMASRLHLPLEAIQGMEAFELDPPDMARNRREMVRLVMATGRAVTFTDERDGQVFENRVCPLLNRAGEVSRIAFLSWDITRQTQREKALQQSQMLLNETQKLTHAGGWEWDMAARTMTWTDETYRIHGYSPDQYPQGSADLIQHSLKCYDPEDRPVIEEAFLRCAAEGRPYDLTVPFTQADGKRLWIRTIGIPVRDHGKIIKVIGNIVDITDQKQMANVLQARLRLSEAAATIPLEKLLQKFLDEAEVLTDSCTGFFHFFDQDNQTISLQTWSSNTLQLCQADGKGLHYPLDKSGVWADCIRERRPIVHNDYSTLPNRKGLPQGHAPVIRELVVPIFREGRIMAVFGVGNKRTAYDERDVEVISKLGDMAWDIVLRKQEEAALQESEARFRKIYEHMGIGVARISLDFRIECANDAYCRMLGYREEELIGKHLRDITHPEVIAENLAKQRQLGDGIIDHYRMEKRFIHKDGHTVYGLLNANLIRDAEGHPSYFLGSVADITERKQAEAEKLTLEIKNRQLQKAESLGRMAGAIAHHFNNQLYVVTGNLEMAIDDSRKGIASTDFLEAALQAAHRAADVCRMMLTYLGQKLEQHRPIDLSDTCRQRVSLLQAAIPQNILFETDFPSSGPIIRADSRQVQQVLLNLVSNARESISEDQGKIRLAIQIVSAEDIQASKRFPIDWQPTQPDYACLEVSDTGCGIAEKDIEKLFDPFFTTKFIGRGLGLPVVGGILKAHGGAITVTSEPGRGTTMRAYFPLMVSNSQ, from the coding sequence ATGGAATGGCTGACGGATCAGCAGAAAAATAGCGACGAAAGCACGATCGTCGGGGCTCAAGAGGTGGCAGCCATCCTGAACGCGGTTCCCCAAGCCTTTTTCCTGATGAAACCCGATGGTACGATCATCATCGCCAATGATGCGATGGCCAGTCGGCTTCATTTGCCGCTCGAGGCGATTCAGGGAATGGAGGCCTTCGAGCTGGATCCGCCGGATATGGCCCGAAACAGGCGGGAAATGGTTCGACTGGTCATGGCAACCGGCCGAGCTGTCACCTTCACGGACGAACGGGACGGCCAGGTCTTCGAAAACCGCGTCTGCCCGCTGCTGAACCGCGCAGGCGAGGTATCACGGATAGCCTTTCTTTCTTGGGACATCACGCGACAAACTCAACGGGAAAAAGCGCTCCAGCAAAGCCAGATGCTCTTGAATGAAACCCAGAAACTCACCCATGCCGGCGGGTGGGAATGGGATATGGCAGCCCGAACCATGACCTGGACCGATGAAACCTACCGCATCCACGGATATTCGCCCGACCAATACCCCCAGGGCTCAGCCGACCTGATCCAGCATAGCCTCAAGTGCTACGATCCGGAGGACCGACCGGTGATCGAGGAGGCGTTTCTTCGCTGTGCAGCAGAAGGTCGCCCGTACGATCTGACGGTTCCGTTCACGCAGGCGGATGGCAAGCGCCTGTGGATCCGCACCATCGGCATTCCGGTCCGGGACCATGGGAAAATCATCAAAGTTATCGGCAATATTGTCGATATCACCGATCAGAAACAGATGGCCAATGTCCTGCAGGCGCGGCTGCGCCTGAGTGAAGCCGCCGCAACGATTCCCCTCGAGAAACTGCTCCAAAAATTCCTGGATGAGGCAGAAGTCCTGACGGATAGTTGCACTGGTTTTTTTCATTTTTTTGATCAGGACAACCAAACAATATCCCTGCAAACCTGGTCGAGCAACACCCTGCAGCTCTGTCAGGCGGATGGAAAAGGACTTCACTATCCGTTGGATAAATCCGGCGTTTGGGCCGATTGCATCCGGGAACGTCGGCCAATTGTCCATAACGACTACTCAACGCTTCCGAACCGAAAAGGCCTGCCTCAGGGCCATGCACCGGTGATCCGCGAACTGGTGGTGCCGATTTTCCGGGAAGGGAGGATTATGGCGGTGTTCGGCGTGGGCAACAAAAGAACAGCTTACGACGAGCGGGATGTCGAAGTCATCTCGAAGCTGGGTGACATGGCCTGGGATATCGTGTTGCGCAAGCAGGAGGAAGCGGCGCTGCAGGAAAGCGAAGCCCGGTTCAGAAAGATTTATGAACACATGGGCATCGGCGTGGCCCGGATTTCCCTGGATTTTCGGATCGAATGCGCAAATGACGCCTATTGCCGGATGCTCGGTTACCGGGAAGAGGAGCTGATCGGCAAGCACCTGCGCGACATCACCCATCCGGAAGTCATCGCGGAGAATCTTGCCAAACAGCGGCAGCTTGGCGATGGCATCATTGACCATTATCGTATGGAGAAACGGTTCATCCACAAAGACGGCCACACGGTGTATGGACTTCTCAACGCCAATTTGATTCGCGATGCGGAAGGCCACCCGAGCTATTTTCTGGGAAGCGTCGCCGATATAACGGAGCGCAAGCAGGCAGAAGCCGAAAAGCTGACCCTGGAAATCAAGAACCGGCAACTGCAAAAGGCCGAAAGCCTGGGACGCATGGCCGGCGCCATTGCCCACCATTTCAACAACCAGCTCTATGTGGTGACGGGAAACCTGGAAATGGCCATTGATGACTCTCGCAAGGGGATCGCCTCGACCGATTTCCTGGAAGCCGCCCTGCAGGCCGCCCACAGGGCGGCCGATGTGTGCCGGATGATGCTGACCTATCTCGGCCAGAAACTCGAACAACATCGACCCATCGACTTGAGCGATACCTGCCGTCAACGTGTCTCTCTGCTGCAGGCCGCTATTCCGCAGAACATTCTTTTCGAAACCGATTTTCCGTCCTCAGGCCCCATCATCCGCGCGGATAGCCGCCAGGTTCAACAGGTTCTGCTGAATCTGGTGTCCAACGCCCGGGAATCCATTTCGGAAGATCAGGGGAAGATTCGCCTCGCTATCCAAATCGTTTCTGCCGAGGACATTCAGGCATCGAAGCGTTTCCCGATCGACTGGCAACCGACGCAACCCGATTATGCCTGCCTGGAAGTATCGGATACCGGCTGCGGGATTGCCGAAAAAGACATCGAGAAACTCTTCGACCCGTTTTTCACCACGAAATTCATCGGTCGGGGTCTCGGACTGCCGGTCGTGGGGGGCATCCTGAAGGCCCATGGCGGCGCGATCACCGTGACCAGTGAGCCCGGCAGAGGAACGACGATGCGGGCGTATTTTCCATTGATGGTTTCGAACAGCCAGTGA
- a CDS encoding ATP-binding cassette domain-containing protein, which translates to MPFIVFDNVSTVIRGQTVLKEISWQIEPHQNWVIVGPNGAGKSSLLKIILGRLYYRGHFRMAEGLRKRTRLVSFDRHTHLIRGETERDQSRYFSGRLDEGILTPAALIHSSAGTKGHPDSVRDIVALLDIGNILDREIRQLSTGEMRKVLIAEALMTEPELLILDEPFDGIDRESARLLIRFTDHLIESGIQVILVTHRFEEIPSRLTHALCLQNGRIFRQGPIEILRNKRLITKLYPVHSKAVSFTENTSIPGSTGIGDSFSALIRMKNVCVAHGRTKILDHIDWEVHPGENWLICGPNGAGKSTLIRLITADEPQAYANEIELFGKKRGTGESIWEIKQKIGLISSEFQIRYRGAATPMSAFQVVLSGFFDSVGLYRNASSAQRQIAGQWLQRIGMAQYGERIFAHLSYGEQRMILIARAMVKSPVLLILDEPFEGLDYANRRMLLNLIDDIGINTPTGIIYVTHRKDRLDCITHRFDFVPDKTGGYRIVQRRNRGERDKF; encoded by the coding sequence ATGCCTTTCATCGTTTTCGATAACGTGAGCACGGTCATTCGAGGTCAAACCGTCCTCAAAGAGATTTCCTGGCAAATCGAGCCCCATCAAAATTGGGTGATCGTCGGCCCCAACGGGGCAGGAAAAAGCTCCCTTCTGAAGATCATCCTCGGCAGGCTGTACTATCGGGGCCATTTCCGCATGGCGGAAGGCTTGCGAAAACGCACACGTCTGGTCTCCTTTGACCGCCATACGCATTTGATCCGCGGGGAAACCGAACGGGATCAATCCCGTTATTTCAGCGGCAGACTGGATGAGGGCATCCTCACCCCGGCAGCGCTGATTCACTCATCGGCCGGGACAAAGGGCCATCCGGACAGCGTGCGGGATATCGTCGCGCTTCTCGATATCGGAAACATCCTCGACAGGGAGATCCGGCAACTTTCCACCGGCGAAATGCGGAAAGTGTTGATCGCCGAAGCCTTGATGACGGAACCTGAGCTGCTCATTCTGGATGAGCCTTTCGATGGCATCGACCGAGAATCAGCCCGCTTGCTGATCCGGTTTACCGATCACCTGATCGAATCCGGCATCCAGGTAATCCTGGTAACCCATCGGTTTGAAGAGATTCCGTCACGCCTGACGCATGCGCTGTGTCTGCAAAACGGCCGGATCTTCCGGCAAGGCCCCATCGAAATTCTTCGCAACAAACGCCTCATCACCAAACTCTACCCTGTCCACTCAAAGGCTGTCTCTTTTACGGAAAACACCAGCATACCGGGCAGCACCGGGATCGGCGATTCCTTCTCCGCCTTGATCCGAATGAAAAACGTGTGTGTCGCCCACGGTCGGACGAAAATTCTGGATCACATCGACTGGGAAGTTCACCCGGGAGAAAACTGGCTGATCTGCGGACCCAACGGCGCCGGGAAATCGACGTTGATCCGGCTGATCACGGCCGATGAGCCCCAGGCTTATGCAAATGAAATCGAACTGTTCGGGAAAAAACGGGGAACAGGGGAGAGCATCTGGGAGATCAAGCAGAAAATCGGTCTGATTTCATCGGAATTTCAGATCCGGTACCGGGGAGCCGCCACACCGATGAGCGCGTTCCAGGTGGTTCTATCCGGCTTTTTCGATTCGGTCGGTCTCTACCGAAACGCCTCGTCCGCGCAGCGGCAAATCGCCGGGCAGTGGCTGCAGCGAATCGGAATGGCCCAATACGGCGAGCGCATCTTTGCGCACCTGTCCTATGGCGAACAGCGCATGATCCTGATCGCCCGGGCCATGGTCAAATCGCCTGTCCTGCTGATCCTGGATGAACCTTTCGAAGGGCTTGACTACGCCAACCGGCGAATGCTCTTGAACCTGATCGATGACATCGGCATCAACACGCCAACCGGCATCATCTATGTAACCCACCGGAAGGACCGGCTCGATTGCATCACCCACCGCTTCGATTTTGTGCCAGACAAAACCGGCGGATACCGGATCGTGCAGCGGCGGAATCGGGGGGAAAGGGATAAGTTTTAA